One genomic segment of Amycolatopsis sp. Hca4 includes these proteins:
- a CDS encoding ABC transporter permease, translated as MTVLTPARTGRVSDAVVEVLALAGRRLTHLRNVPARLLAVTLNPLITMLAIGYVFKDAVIVPGSGSYPEFLFPAALMQVGLAGIAPTAIAVATDLNGGLTDRFRSLPIVRPAVLIGHSLGDFVVGLIALAITVASGLLVGGRVHTGFLPLLGGLALLVVFLYAMIWVGILLGLSLRNPEAIDGIGAVATLGLSFLSNAFMSTDRLPAWLRPVAEWNPVSSVTTAVRRMWDTPVDETGFPAQHPGVVVAITLVLTLALTGFLSFRKYRTIA; from the coding sequence ATGACTGTGCTCACCCCGGCGCGCACCGGGCGGGTTTCCGACGCCGTGGTGGAGGTGCTGGCGCTCGCCGGGCGCCGGCTGACCCACCTGCGCAACGTGCCCGCCCGCCTGCTCGCGGTCACGCTCAACCCGCTGATCACCATGCTGGCGATCGGGTACGTGTTCAAGGACGCGGTGATCGTGCCGGGCAGCGGCAGCTACCCGGAGTTCCTGTTCCCGGCCGCGCTGATGCAGGTCGGCCTGGCCGGCATCGCGCCCACCGCGATCGCCGTCGCCACCGACCTCAACGGCGGCCTGACCGACCGGTTCCGCTCGCTGCCGATCGTCCGGCCCGCCGTGCTGATCGGGCACTCACTCGGCGACTTCGTGGTCGGCCTGATCGCACTGGCCATCACGGTCGCCTCCGGGCTGCTCGTCGGCGGCCGGGTGCACACCGGGTTCCTGCCGCTGCTGGGCGGGCTCGCCCTGCTCGTCGTGTTCCTCTACGCGATGATCTGGGTCGGCATCCTGCTCGGGCTGTCCCTGCGCAACCCCGAGGCGATCGACGGCATCGGCGCGGTGGCGACGCTCGGCCTTTCCTTCCTCTCCAACGCCTTCATGTCGACCGACCGCCTGCCGGCGTGGCTGCGGCCGGTGGCGGAGTGGAACCCGGTCAGCTCGGTGACCACGGCGGTCCGCCGCATGTGGGACACGCCGGTCGACGAGACGGGCTTCCCGGCCCAGCACCCCGGCGTGGTCGTGGCGATCACCCTGGTCCTCACGCTGGCGCTGACCGGCTTCCTGAGCTTCCGCAAGTACCGCACCATCGCGTAG
- a CDS encoding non-ribosomal peptide synthetase, whose amino-acid sequence MTAVDAFLPLSTAQTDVWYDEQLSGGGLAYAMADYLDITGPLDVGVFRTALRALADEAECFRARFVEVEGEPRQLIEPLDELPIRYPDVTGEADPEAAALGWMHEDMRNPFSLEDFPLFRGALIKVGEQRHFWYLTTHHLIGDGFSAAICHRRLGELYNALLNGEDPGPTALPPFRLLLDADLAYQDSSHRLRDKAFWSRHFDTTPDLVSLSGKEPAPARGFLRRTMVLPPETAKAVREAAAAAKVTLPTFFIAAMAAYTQRLSGIKDLLLTVPVAARAGVRSRATPGMVANYLPLRMLVEPQMSIAQLLSQASSELAATLKHQRYHVNQIRRDIGVRSDERRPFGGPFVNVLPPEPGLRLGACHTRVMNLSTGITNDLSLTVLDVTEDTIEIHLNGNPDLYDAEGVLAHLDRLAGFVGRLAEADASAVLGSIDVVSADELGELLAAGVGAAGPVGDDVVARVCEFALATPDAPAVADGGEWVSYRSLAGRASALSRRLTGDGLVGVLAEPGAGFVSAVLGVLWSGAAYVPLDTGMPVARLAGLLADAGANAVVVGPGFEDLAASVVAAAGGGAAIVGLDDAEDVEWAPVPRGDAGLDLGYVIFTSGSTGRPKGAMVHRRGMVNHLLAKVEDLGLAPSDVVVQNAPVTFDVSVWQMLAPLLVGGRVRVVSRAVAADPDALFGLIRDEGVSVLEVVPSLLRAALDSWALGEHPDVSGLRWLVVTGEALPPDLTARWSARFPEVPLVNAYGPTECSDDVTHAVIRSAVEVVPIGHAVRNSRLYVLGDELRPVPAGAVGELFVGGLVVGRGYVGDPARTAAVFVADPFGEAGTRMYRTGDRVRMRADGQLEFVERRDFQVKIRGHRIELGEIESVLRSVPGVLDAVVRVLTDADGGKRLAGYLVGVDAETPIDAGDVRSTAQQLLPDYMVPSALVVLDELPLTEHGKVDRAALPAPDFRAEVVGRRPRNTVETVVCDILAEVLSVPRVYIDDNFFALGGDSISAIQVAGRARTAGIELTPRDILERRTPAAIAEQVAVREPGAEAVVVADGPLVELTGDELRELAPEGGRIEDAWPLSALQQGLLFHAEFDPDGVDVYTVQATADLAGPLDVEALRQACAALLRRYATLRAYFRHRRGGDAVQLIAAEVGLPWTELDLSALPEADREERLGRLVAEDRERRFDLAHPPLVRFTLIKIAAGRHRFLWTAHHIATDGWSVPILIRELATLYTHGPAAALPEVASFRNYLAWLGRQDEREARQAWREVLDGLTEPTKVAPELDGHLTAVPESAELVLSRDETAELVAWARGHELTLNTVVQACWAILVGRLTGRRDVVFGSVTSGRPAELPGVESMVGMFINTVPVRADLDPAGTLTELLVHLRDQQARMSAYQHVGLAEVQHDVPALAGTGELFDTAIVFENVPAEGEQNDVVLGDDVRVLDAVTEDSRHYPLSLVVNPGSELAFCFDYAPEAFDAERVARITGVFRHLLGTAIADPSVRLGAIDVVPEGELERGAGATGPVGPDVVARVREFALSAPEAPALSDGGAWLSYRALAGRASAVSRRLGDGVVGILADPGAGFVTAVLGVLWAGAAYVPLDPTLPVARLAGLLADSGAASVVVGPGFEDLAAEIAGGDTGIVVLDDAEDEDWAPVPAGDAGLDLAYVIFTSGSTGRPKGAMVHRRGMVNHLLAKVEDLGLAPSDVVVQNAPVTFDVSVWQMLAPLLVGGRVRVVSRVVAADPDALFGLIRDEGVSVLEVVPSLLRAALDSWDLAGQQPDLAGLRWLVVTGEALPPDLCSRWFARFPDVPLVNAYGPTECSDDVTHAVIRSGPDVVPIGRAVRNSRLYVLGDELRPVPPGAIGELFVGGLVVGRGYVGDPARTAAVFVADPFGEAGTRMYRTGDRVRMRADGQLEFVERRDFQVKIRGHRVELGEIEAGLAAHAGVGEAVVTVHGTGNDRRLVAYVTGTATADELREHLTAQLPAYMVPGAYLVLDRFPLTAHGKIDRKALPAPEQQAGPAARGPRTPVEATLCEIWADVLGVPEVGIDDDFFVIGGHSLLANSVVSRVRSALAAELSIRDLFEARTVGRLAGRLVSAGQAGAGFRKLARPERIPLSHAQTRMWFLNRLESSGYTIPLAVRLGGELDPAALAAALGDVVERHEILRTVFPDVDGVPYQRVLPSARTPRSPPRG is encoded by the coding sequence ATGACCGCGGTCGACGCGTTCCTGCCCCTGTCCACCGCACAGACCGACGTCTGGTACGACGAGCAGCTCTCCGGCGGCGGCCTCGCCTACGCGATGGCGGACTACCTGGACATCACCGGCCCGCTGGACGTCGGGGTGTTCCGGACCGCCCTGCGCGCGCTGGCCGACGAAGCCGAGTGCTTCCGCGCCCGGTTCGTCGAGGTCGAGGGTGAACCGCGGCAGCTCATCGAGCCGCTGGACGAGCTCCCGATCCGCTACCCGGACGTCACCGGGGAAGCCGACCCGGAGGCCGCCGCCCTCGGCTGGATGCACGAGGACATGCGGAACCCGTTCTCGCTGGAGGACTTCCCGCTCTTCCGCGGCGCGCTGATCAAGGTGGGGGAGCAGCGGCACTTCTGGTACCTCACCACCCACCACCTCATCGGCGACGGCTTCAGCGCGGCGATCTGCCACCGACGGCTGGGCGAGCTCTACAACGCGCTGCTGAACGGGGAGGACCCCGGGCCCACCGCGCTGCCGCCGTTCCGGCTGCTGCTCGACGCCGACCTCGCCTACCAGGACTCCTCGCACCGGTTGCGGGACAAGGCGTTCTGGAGCAGGCACTTCGACACGACCCCCGACCTGGTCAGCCTGTCCGGCAAGGAACCGGCCCCGGCCCGCGGCTTCCTGCGGCGCACCATGGTGCTGCCGCCGGAGACGGCGAAGGCCGTGCGCGAGGCGGCCGCCGCCGCGAAGGTGACGCTGCCGACGTTCTTCATCGCCGCGATGGCGGCCTACACGCAACGGCTTTCGGGCATCAAGGACCTGCTGCTGACCGTCCCGGTCGCGGCGCGCGCGGGCGTGCGCTCGCGGGCGACCCCGGGCATGGTCGCGAACTACCTGCCGCTCCGGATGCTGGTCGAGCCGCAGATGTCGATCGCGCAGCTGCTTTCCCAGGCTTCGAGCGAGCTCGCCGCGACCCTCAAGCACCAGCGCTACCACGTCAACCAGATCCGCCGGGACATCGGCGTGCGCAGCGACGAGCGCCGCCCGTTCGGCGGCCCGTTCGTCAACGTGCTGCCGCCCGAGCCCGGCCTGCGGCTCGGCGCGTGCCACACGCGCGTGATGAACCTGTCGACCGGGATCACCAACGACCTTTCGCTGACCGTCCTCGACGTCACCGAGGACACCATCGAGATCCACCTCAACGGCAACCCCGACCTCTACGACGCCGAGGGCGTCCTGGCGCACCTGGACCGGCTCGCCGGTTTCGTCGGACGGCTCGCCGAAGCCGACGCTTCGGCGGTGCTGGGCTCGATCGACGTCGTGTCCGCCGACGAGCTGGGTGAACTGCTGGCCGCCGGGGTCGGTGCGGCCGGGCCGGTCGGCGACGACGTCGTGGCCCGGGTGTGCGAGTTCGCGCTGGCCACGCCGGACGCGCCCGCGGTGGCCGACGGCGGGGAGTGGGTCTCCTACCGGTCCCTGGCCGGCCGGGCGAGCGCGCTGTCGCGCCGGCTGACCGGTGACGGCCTGGTCGGCGTGCTGGCCGAGCCCGGGGCCGGGTTCGTGTCGGCCGTGCTCGGCGTGCTGTGGTCGGGCGCGGCCTACGTGCCGCTGGACACCGGGATGCCGGTGGCCCGTCTGGCCGGGCTGCTCGCCGACGCGGGCGCGAACGCCGTGGTGGTGGGTCCGGGCTTCGAGGACCTGGCGGCCTCCGTGGTGGCCGCGGCCGGCGGCGGAGCCGCGATCGTCGGCCTGGACGACGCCGAGGACGTCGAATGGGCCCCGGTTCCCCGGGGTGATGCCGGGCTGGACCTCGGGTACGTCATCTTCACGTCGGGCTCGACGGGCCGCCCGAAAGGCGCGATGGTCCACCGTCGCGGGATGGTGAACCACCTGCTGGCCAAGGTGGAGGACCTCGGGCTGGCGCCGTCGGACGTGGTGGTGCAGAACGCGCCGGTGACGTTCGACGTTTCGGTGTGGCAGATGCTGGCACCCCTGCTGGTCGGCGGCCGGGTCCGGGTGGTTTCCCGCGCGGTGGCGGCCGATCCGGACGCCTTGTTCGGCCTGATCCGGGACGAGGGTGTGTCGGTGCTCGAGGTCGTGCCGTCGCTGCTTCGGGCGGCGCTGGACTCCTGGGCCCTGGGCGAGCACCCGGATGTCTCGGGGCTGCGCTGGCTGGTCGTGACGGGCGAGGCGCTGCCGCCGGACCTGACCGCCCGGTGGTCCGCGCGGTTCCCCGAGGTGCCGCTGGTGAACGCCTACGGCCCGACGGAGTGCTCGGACGACGTGACGCACGCGGTGATCCGGTCGGCCGTCGAGGTGGTCCCGATCGGCCACGCGGTGCGGAATTCCCGGTTGTACGTGCTGGGCGACGAGCTGCGCCCGGTGCCCGCGGGCGCGGTCGGCGAGCTGTTCGTCGGCGGCCTGGTGGTGGGCCGTGGTTACGTGGGTGACCCGGCGCGGACGGCCGCGGTGTTCGTCGCGGATCCCTTCGGGGAGGCCGGAACGCGGATGTACCGCACCGGCGACCGGGTCCGGATGCGTGCGGACGGTCAGCTGGAGTTCGTGGAGCGGCGGGACTTCCAGGTCAAGATCCGCGGTCACCGCATCGAGCTCGGCGAGATCGAAAGCGTGCTGCGGTCCGTGCCCGGCGTCCTGGACGCCGTCGTGCGCGTGCTCACCGACGCCGACGGCGGCAAGCGACTGGCCGGCTACCTCGTCGGCGTCGACGCCGAGACGCCGATCGACGCCGGTGACGTGCGCAGCACCGCCCAGCAGCTGCTCCCGGACTACATGGTGCCCTCGGCGCTGGTCGTGCTCGACGAACTGCCGCTCACCGAGCACGGCAAGGTCGACCGCGCGGCGCTGCCCGCCCCGGACTTCCGGGCCGAGGTCGTCGGGCGCCGCCCGCGCAACACCGTCGAGACGGTCGTCTGCGACATCCTCGCCGAGGTGCTTTCGGTGCCGCGCGTGTACATCGACGACAACTTCTTCGCCCTCGGCGGCGACAGCATCAGCGCGATCCAGGTGGCCGGGCGGGCTCGCACGGCGGGCATCGAGCTGACCCCGCGCGACATCCTCGAGCGCCGGACCCCGGCCGCGATCGCCGAGCAGGTCGCCGTCCGCGAGCCGGGTGCCGAAGCCGTGGTCGTGGCCGACGGGCCGCTGGTCGAGCTGACCGGCGACGAGCTGCGGGAGCTGGCGCCGGAGGGCGGCCGGATCGAGGACGCCTGGCCGCTTTCCGCGCTGCAGCAGGGTTTGCTGTTCCACGCCGAGTTCGACCCGGACGGCGTCGACGTCTACACCGTGCAGGCCACCGCGGACCTCGCCGGACCGCTCGACGTCGAGGCGCTGCGCCAGGCGTGCGCCGCGCTGCTGCGCCGGTACGCCACCCTGCGCGCCTACTTCCGGCACCGCCGCGGCGGCGACGCCGTGCAACTGATCGCCGCCGAGGTCGGCCTGCCCTGGACCGAGCTCGACCTGTCCGCGCTGCCCGAAGCCGACCGCGAGGAGCGGCTGGGCCGGCTGGTGGCCGAGGACCGCGAACGCCGGTTCGACCTGGCGCACCCGCCGCTGGTCCGGTTCACCCTGATCAAGATCGCGGCCGGGCGCCACCGCTTCCTCTGGACCGCGCACCACATCGCCACCGACGGCTGGTCGGTGCCGATCCTCATCCGCGAGCTGGCCACGCTGTACACCCACGGCCCGGCGGCCGCGCTGCCGGAGGTTGCCTCGTTCCGGAACTACCTCGCCTGGCTCGGCCGCCAGGACGAGCGGGAAGCCCGGCAGGCGTGGCGCGAAGTCCTCGACGGCCTCACCGAGCCCACGAAGGTGGCGCCGGAGCTCGACGGCCACCTGACGGCGGTGCCGGAGTCCGCCGAGCTGGTGCTGTCCCGCGACGAGACCGCCGAACTCGTGGCGTGGGCCCGCGGGCACGAGCTCACGCTCAACACCGTCGTGCAGGCGTGCTGGGCGATCCTGGTCGGCAGGCTCACCGGGCGCCGGGACGTCGTGTTCGGCTCGGTCACCTCCGGGCGCCCGGCCGAGCTGCCGGGCGTGGAGAGCATGGTCGGGATGTTCATCAACACGGTGCCGGTCCGGGCCGACCTCGACCCGGCGGGCACCCTGACCGAGCTGCTGGTCCACCTGCGCGACCAGCAGGCCCGGATGTCGGCCTACCAGCACGTCGGGCTGGCCGAGGTGCAGCACGACGTCCCCGCTCTCGCCGGCACCGGCGAGCTGTTCGACACCGCCATCGTCTTCGAGAACGTGCCCGCCGAGGGCGAGCAGAACGATGTCGTCCTCGGCGACGACGTCCGCGTGCTCGACGCGGTCACCGAGGACTCCCGCCACTACCCGCTCAGCCTGGTCGTGAACCCGGGCAGCGAGCTGGCCTTCTGCTTCGACTACGCGCCCGAGGCGTTCGACGCCGAGCGGGTCGCCCGGATCACCGGCGTGTTCCGGCACCTGCTCGGCACCGCGATCGCCGATCCGTCGGTGCGGCTGGGCGCGATCGACGTGGTGCCGGAGGGCGAACTGGAGCGCGGCGCCGGTGCCACCGGGCCGGTCGGTCCCGACGTGGTGGCCCGGGTGCGCGAGTTCGCGCTGTCGGCCCCGGAAGCGCCCGCCCTCTCCGACGGCGGGGCGTGGCTTTCGTACCGAGCGCTGGCCGGCCGGGCGAGCGCGGTGTCCCGCCGCCTGGGTGACGGCGTGGTCGGGATCCTGGCCGACCCGGGAGCCGGGTTCGTGACGGCCGTGCTGGGCGTGTTGTGGGCCGGGGCGGCGTACGTGCCCCTGGACCCGACGCTGCCGGTGGCCCGGCTGGCCGGGCTGCTGGCGGATTCCGGCGCCGCGTCCGTCGTGGTGGGCCCCGGTTTCGAGGACCTGGCGGCCGAGATCGCCGGTGGCGACACCGGAATCGTGGTCCTGGACGACGCCGAAGACGAGGACTGGGCGCCGGTTCCCGCCGGCGACGCCGGTCTGGACCTGGCGTACGTGATCTTCACGTCGGGTTCGACGGGCCGCCCGAAGGGCGCGATGGTCCACCGCCGGGGGATGGTCAACCACCTGCTGGCCAAGGTCGAGGACCTCGGTCTGGCACCCTCGGACGTGGTGGTGCAGAACGCGCCGGTGACGTTCGACGTTTCGGTGTGGCAGATGCTGGCACCGCTGCTGGTCGGTGGCCGGGTCCGGGTCGTGTCGCGGGTCGTGGCGGCGGATCCGGACGCGTTGTTCGGGCTGATCCGGGACGAGGGTGTCTCGGTGCTGGAGGTCGTGCCGTCGCTGCTGCGCGCGGCCCTGGACTCCTGGGACCTGGCCGGGCAGCAGCCGGACCTGGCGGGGTTGCGCTGGCTGGTCGTGACCGGTGAGGCGCTGCCGCCGGACCTGTGCTCGCGGTGGTTCGCCCGGTTCCCGGACGTGCCGCTGGTCAACGCCTACGGCCCCACCGAGTGCTCGGACGACGTCACGCACGCGGTGATCCGGTCCGGTCCCGACGTGGTGCCGATCGGCCGTGCGGTGCGGAATTCGCGGCTCTACGTGCTCGGTGACGAACTGCGCCCGGTGCCCCCGGGCGCCATCGGCGAGCTGTTCGTCGGCGGCCTGGTCGTCGGCCGCGGCTACGTCGGCGATCCGGCCAGGACGGCGGCGGTGTTCGTCGCGGATCCCTTCGGGGAGGCCGGAACGCGGATGTACCGCACCGGCGACCGGGTCCGGATGCGTGCGGACGGTCAGCTGGAGTTCGTGGAGCGGCGGGACTTCCAGGTCAAGATCCGCGGTCACCGCGTCGAGCTCGGCGAGATCGAAGCCGGCCTGGCCGCGCACGCGGGCGTCGGCGAAGCGGTCGTCACCGTGCACGGCACCGGCAACGACCGGCGGCTCGTCGCCTACGTCACCGGCACCGCCACCGCCGACGAACTGCGCGAGCACCTGACCGCGCAGCTGCCGGCGTACATGGTCCCCGGCGCGTACCTCGTCCTCGACCGCTTCCCGCTGACCGCGCACGGCAAGATCGACCGCAAGGCGCTGCCCGCACCGGAACAGCAGGCCGGGCCCGCCGCCCGCGGGCCGCGCACCCCGGTCGAAGCCACCCTGTGCGAGATCTGGGCCGACGTCCTCGGCGTCCCCGAGGTCGGCATCGACGACGACTTCTTCGTCATCGGCGGGCACTCCCTGCTGGCCAACTCGGTCGTCAGCCGGGTCAGGTCCGCGTTGGCCGCCGAACTGTCCATTCGCGACCTGTTCGAGGCGCGGACGGTCGGCAGGCTCGCCGGGCGGCTCGTCTCCGCGGGCCAGGCGGGTGCCGGCTTCCGCAAGCTCGCCCGGCCGGAGCGGATCCCGCTGTCCCACGCGCAGACCCGGATGTGGTTCCTGAACCGCCTGGAAAGCTCCGGGTACACCATCCCGCTGGCCGTCCGGCTCGGCGGCGAACTCGACCCGGCGGCACTGGCGGCCGCGCTCGGCGACGTCGTCGAGCGGCACGAGATCCTGCGCACGGTGTTCCCGGACGTCGACGGCGTCCCGTACCAGCGGGTGCTGCCGTCCGCCCGGACACCCCGCTCGCCACCGCGCGGGTGA
- a CDS encoding MbtH family protein codes for MTSPFDDENGRFLVLVNAEEERSIWPVFAAVPPGWDIALGDSSRAEAIAHVEATWPDLRPKSLRDAV; via the coding sequence GTGACGAGTCCATTCGACGACGAGAACGGCCGGTTCCTCGTCCTGGTCAACGCCGAGGAAGAACGCAGCATCTGGCCGGTGTTCGCCGCGGTGCCACCGGGGTGGGACATCGCGCTGGGGGACAGTTCCCGCGCGGAGGCGATCGCCCACGTCGAGGCCACCTGGCCGGACCTGCGCCCGAAGAGCCTGCGGGACGCCGTCTGA
- a CDS encoding condensation domain-containing protein, whose translation MTEDELTAAVEAEVARGFDLAVDRPLRATLYRVGDGGEHVLLLALHHIAGDGWSVDVLARDLATAYDARVRGTAPGWAPLTAQYADYAVWQRELLDDRAAVDRQWEYWRTALDGLPDELRLPADLPRRAATAFRGGSVGFEVSPAVHQALTELARRSGASVFMVLQAAVAALLTKHGAGTDIPLGSLVAGRSDAVTDDLVGFFVNTLVLRTDTGRDPTFAELVARVRDTDLEAYAHQDLPFELLLELARPARSLARPPLFQVMLSYYEVPDPRFTIGGLAVRPEILPATGAKFKFDLTFQLGERPGDGGLEGSIEYCADLFTPETAELLATRLNRLLAAVAEDPGRPLSGIELAPAEPAVVPVEPAELPVLLTGRGPALLGDGVRLSHAQLRRRVTAEARKLKARGAGPEWTVSIATASPVDRMVQVLAALEAGAAYRLLEPAGESAAETDPAGESAVTEVARPPASGGVGGAPVAGAGRSPSEADSSAAVPVSPAHAAAHLPDGTVLSRRALAASVAALRESIPDRSRVIVPELSDAVPVTLAALAAGGSVHFGAGDAPALARLLEGDLPAVLFATAHQVRALAAGHETALAGVRLIVTGEPLAAPLTERLSRAGAEVHLHHRGCTGHAEPGTLPHLTGAYVLDETLHPVPPGAHGELWLTGPGLARGYAGDPGRTATRFVADPFVPGERMFRTGEIVRRHLDGTLEPADGAVRARGFAVRPVEVEAALLRHPGVAAAEVVVRDDRLVAYVVGRGDGLREHLARELPDFAVPSAIVELDAVPLTQDGELDHARLPAPATKPDGSTPAEEVLRLAFAETLGLPEVDADADFFALGGNSLLSVRLVALARNAGLRFTVADVLTHATVERLAALAGTGDGGDGDGGDVLDPFAPVLPIRPDGDREPLFCVHAGLGLSLPYLGLVQYLDPGRPMYGLQSPHIGSGGELPVSVEDVAEEYAARIRAIQPSGPYHLLGWSFGGLLAHEIAVQLQEAGERVETLCVLDSFPVGSAGQTPPTRQELLVSFLEHLGHDADEDAELSPAAVIDVLRRGGSRLAGIGEERMSRVLDVMSNNGELAVRYEPARFSGRLRLFLAAEGLSEADLAERPGRWAPHVDGAIETHRIGCGHEFMMHPQAQAAIGRIVAAALDGSSEEDE comes from the coding sequence GTGACCGAGGACGAGCTCACCGCGGCCGTGGAAGCCGAGGTGGCCCGCGGGTTCGACCTCGCCGTCGACCGCCCGCTGCGCGCCACCCTGTACCGCGTCGGGGACGGCGGCGAGCACGTCCTGCTGCTCGCCCTGCACCACATCGCGGGCGACGGCTGGTCCGTCGACGTGCTGGCGCGCGACCTGGCGACCGCCTACGACGCCCGGGTGCGGGGCACCGCGCCCGGCTGGGCACCGCTGACGGCGCAGTACGCCGACTACGCGGTCTGGCAGCGCGAACTGCTCGACGACCGGGCCGCGGTGGACCGGCAGTGGGAGTACTGGCGCACCGCGCTCGACGGCCTGCCCGACGAGCTGCGGCTGCCCGCGGACCTCCCGCGCCGCGCCGCCACCGCCTTCCGCGGCGGCTCGGTCGGCTTCGAGGTGTCCCCGGCCGTCCACCAGGCACTGACCGAGCTGGCCCGCCGGTCCGGCGCCAGCGTGTTCATGGTGCTGCAGGCGGCGGTGGCCGCGCTGCTCACCAAGCACGGCGCGGGCACGGACATCCCGCTCGGCAGCCTGGTCGCGGGGCGCTCGGACGCGGTGACCGACGACCTGGTCGGGTTCTTCGTGAACACGCTGGTCCTGCGCACCGACACCGGCCGCGACCCGACGTTCGCCGAGCTGGTCGCCCGGGTGCGCGACACCGACCTCGAGGCGTACGCGCACCAGGACCTGCCGTTCGAGCTCCTGCTCGAGCTGGCCCGGCCCGCGCGCTCGCTGGCGCGGCCGCCGCTGTTCCAGGTGATGCTGTCGTACTACGAGGTCCCGGACCCGCGCTTCACGATCGGCGGCCTCGCGGTGCGGCCGGAGATCCTCCCGGCGACCGGCGCGAAGTTCAAGTTCGACCTGACGTTCCAGCTCGGCGAGCGGCCGGGCGACGGGGGACTGGAGGGCAGCATCGAGTACTGCGCCGACCTGTTCACCCCGGAGACGGCGGAACTGCTCGCCACGCGGCTGAACCGGCTGCTGGCGGCGGTGGCCGAGGACCCGGGACGGCCGCTGAGCGGGATAGAGCTGGCCCCGGCCGAACCGGCCGTGGTCCCGGTGGAGCCGGCGGAACTGCCGGTGCTGCTCACCGGCCGCGGCCCGGCGCTGCTCGGGGACGGCGTGCGGCTCAGCCACGCCCAGCTGCGCCGCAGGGTGACCGCGGAGGCCCGGAAGCTGAAGGCCCGCGGCGCGGGTCCGGAGTGGACGGTGTCGATCGCGACGGCCTCGCCGGTGGACCGGATGGTCCAGGTCCTGGCGGCACTCGAAGCGGGGGCGGCCTATCGGCTGCTCGAACCGGCCGGGGAATCCGCCGCGGAGACCGATCCGGCCGGGGAATCCGCGGTGACTGAAGTGGCCCGCCCGCCGGCTTCCGGCGGGGTCGGTGGTGCACCGGTGGCCGGGGCCGGCCGCTCGCCGAGCGAGGCCGATTCCTCCGCCGCCGTGCCGGTGTCTCCCGCGCATGCGGCCGCCCACCTGCCCGACGGCACCGTCCTCTCGCGGCGGGCCCTCGCCGCGTCCGTCGCCGCCCTGCGGGAGTCCATTCCGGACCGCAGCCGGGTCATCGTCCCCGAACTGTCCGATGCCGTCCCCGTCACCCTCGCCGCACTGGCGGCCGGTGGCTCCGTCCACTTCGGCGCCGGCGACGCGCCCGCACTCGCCCGGCTCCTCGAAGGCGATCTGCCCGCCGTCCTCTTCGCCACCGCCCACCAGGTCCGCGCGCTCGCCGCGGGCCACGAAACCGCGCTCGCCGGCGTCCGGCTGATCGTCACCGGCGAACCCCTCGCCGCGCCGCTCACCGAACGGCTCTCCCGCGCCGGCGCCGAAGTCCACCTCCACCACCGTGGCTGCACCGGCCACGCCGAACCCGGCACCCTGCCGCACCTCACCGGCGCGTACGTCCTCGACGAGACCCTCCACCCGGTCCCGCCGGGCGCACACGGCGAACTCTGGCTCACCGGCCCGGGCCTCGCCCGCGGTTACGCGGGAGACCCCGGCCGCACCGCCACGCGGTTCGTCGCCGACCCCTTCGTCCCGGGGGAGCGGATGTTCCGCACCGGCGAGATCGTCCGCCGCCACCTCGACGGCACGCTCGAACCGGCGGACGGCGCCGTGCGGGCGCGCGGGTTCGCCGTTCGGCCGGTCGAGGTCGAGGCCGCACTGCTGCGGCACCCCGGCGTCGCCGCGGCCGAGGTCGTGGTCCGCGACGACCGGCTCGTCGCCTACGTCGTCGGCCGCGGGGATGGCCTGCGCGAGCACCTGGCGCGGGAACTGCCGGACTTCGCGGTGCCGTCGGCGATCGTCGAGCTCGACGCCGTCCCGCTCACTCAGGACGGCGAACTCGACCACGCGCGGCTGCCCGCCCCGGCCACGAAACCGGACGGCAGCACCCCGGCCGAGGAGGTCCTGCGCCTGGCGTTCGCCGAGACGCTCGGCCTGCCCGAGGTCGACGCCGACGCCGACTTCTTCGCACTGGGCGGCAACAGCCTGCTCTCGGTGCGGCTGGTCGCGCTGGCCCGCAACGCCGGCCTGCGGTTCACCGTCGCGGACGTCCTCACGCACGCGACGGTCGAGCGACTGGCCGCACTGGCCGGCACCGGCGACGGTGGTGACGGTGACGGTGGCGACGTGCTCGACCCGTTCGCCCCGGTGCTGCCGATCCGGCCGGACGGCGACCGCGAACCGCTGTTCTGCGTGCACGCCGGGCTCGGGCTGAGCCTGCCGTACCTCGGGCTGGTCCAGTACCTCGACCCGGGACGGCCGATGTACGGGCTGCAGTCGCCGCACATCGGCTCCGGCGGCGAGCTGCCGGTCAGCGTCGAGGACGTCGCCGAGGAGTACGCCGCCCGGATCCGCGCGATCCAGCCGTCCGGCCCGTACCACCTGCTCGGCTGGTCGTTCGGCGGGCTGCTGGCGCACGAGATCGCCGTGCAGCTGCAGGAAGCGGGCGAACGGGTCGAGACGCTGTGCGTGCTCGACAGCTTCCCGGTCGGCTCGGCGGGGCAGACCCCGCCCACCCGGCAGGAACTGCTCGTCAGCTTCCTCGAGCACCTCGGTCACGACGCGGACGAGGACGCCGAGCTGTCCCCGGCGGCCGTCATCGACGTCCTGCGCCGCGGCGGTTCGCGGCTGGCCGGGATCGGCGAGGAACGCATGTCCCGCGTGCTCGACGTGATGAGCAACAACGGCGAGCTCGCGGTCCGGTACGAGCCCGCACGCTTTTCGGGCCGCCTGCGGCTGTTCCTGGCCGCCGAGGGGCTGTCCGAGGCCGACCTCGCCGAGCGGCCCGGCCGCTGGGCACCGCACGTCGACGGCGCGATCGAGACGCACCGCATCGGCTGCGGGCACGAATTCATGATGCACCCGCAAGCCCAGGCCGCCATCGGCCGGATCGTCGCCGCCGCTCTGGACGGCTCTTCCGAGGAGGACGAATGA